ATGCCCCTAATAGAAAAAGAATTAGTCCTAAAATCCGCTCAAAAGCACCACATTAAACAAATCTTTATCGCCAGCCCTAATGCGAGCGTTAAAGATTTAGAACAAGCCGCTACGCATTCGCAAGGCTATATCTACACTTTAGCCAGGAGTGGGGTTACAGGGGCGAGCCATACTTTAGAAAATGACGCGAGTGCTATTATTAAAACCTTAAAAACCTTTAGCCCTACCCCCACATTACTAGGCTTTGGCATTTCTCAAAAAGAACACATCACAAACGCTAAAGGCATGGGCGCTGATGGCGTGATTTGCGGATCAGCGTTAGTCAAAATCATAGAAGAAAATTTAAACAATGAAGACGCCATGCTAGAAAAAATTAAAGGGTTTATAGGAGAAATGATCTTTTAAGGCTTTTAGGCTTTGTTACGTCAAAAAATTAAAGATTATAGATTAACAATCATCATCAGGTTTTATTGCATGCGCGTTATTATTGGGTGTATTTTTCTAAATCTATGAAAGGCACTGTTCTTGTTGTATTGGGCTTTCCGATTCTAGGCATACCATTCACCAAATGTGTAGCGTAGTCAGGCGTTAGCGTAGGAAATACTGCCATAAGCCTAACAATAATATAAAAGTAACCTTATAGTGTGGTTGATAGCGGCTAAAATCGCAGGTATTTTGATAATAAAAAAGGTTTCATACATACCAAGCCATAAGCTTTTTATAATGCTTTTAAAAAGAACTATTGATTACTCAGTCCTTTTCGTCTTCGGGTTCTATGTCTATTATGTTATTGTCATGGCTGATTGCTTTCAAAGTATTTAAGATTTTATCTGCCTTTTC
This DNA window, taken from Helicobacter pylori, encodes the following:
- the trpA gene encoding tryptophan synthase subunit alpha, yielding MRYQNMFETLKKQDKMAFIPFVTLGDPNYELSFEIVKTLMTSGVSALELGFAFSDPVADGVTIQASHLRALKHASMAKNFQLLKKIRGYNDDIPIGLLAYANLIFSYGVDGFYAQIKECGVDSVLIADMPLIEKELVLKSAQKHHIKQIFIASPNASVKDLEQAATHSQGYIYTLARSGVTGASHTLENDASAIIKTLKTFSPTPTLLGFGISQKEHITNAKGMGADGVICGSALVKIIEENLNNEDAMLEKIKGFIGEMIF